From a region of the Kaistia sp. 32K genome:
- a CDS encoding bifunctional 2-polyprenyl-6-hydroxyphenol methylase/3-demethylubiquinol 3-O-methyltransferase UbiG → MDAFKQSNRAGWDERADIHAKDSTGFYAIDPFLAGEDVLYPIEAAEIGDVAGKKLAHFQCHIGIDTLCLARRGAIATGLDFSPHAIAQARSLSERSGLCADFVEGEVYDAPELIGSDYDIVFTSWGTITWLDDIRAWAQAIAGTLKPGGRLYFADTSPAISTHEEIDGVIRPYYDWRSAREKPQRFDAETTYTGDATPLVTNFTYEWMRGTSDVIDALLRAGLRLDFMREHEVLPFKLFPMMVDAGNRMFALPAGIPRLPLALSLGATKL, encoded by the coding sequence ATGGACGCCTTCAAGCAGAGCAACCGCGCCGGCTGGGACGAGCGCGCCGACATCCACGCCAAGGACAGCACCGGCTTCTACGCCATCGACCCGTTCCTGGCGGGCGAGGACGTGCTCTACCCCATCGAGGCAGCCGAGATCGGCGACGTCGCCGGCAAGAAACTCGCGCATTTCCAGTGCCATATCGGCATCGACACGCTCTGCCTCGCCCGTCGCGGCGCCATCGCCACCGGGCTCGATTTCTCCCCGCACGCCATCGCGCAGGCCCGCTCCCTGTCGGAGCGCTCCGGCCTCTGCGCCGACTTCGTCGAGGGCGAGGTCTATGACGCGCCCGAGCTGATCGGCAGCGACTACGACATCGTCTTCACGAGCTGGGGCACGATCACCTGGCTCGACGATATCCGCGCCTGGGCGCAGGCGATCGCCGGCACGCTGAAGCCGGGCGGCCGCCTCTATTTCGCCGACACCAGCCCGGCGATCTCGACGCATGAGGAAATCGACGGCGTCATCCGCCCCTATTACGACTGGCGCTCCGCCCGCGAAAAGCCGCAGCGCTTCGATGCCGAGACGACCTATACCGGCGACGCGACGCCGCTCGTCACCAATTTCACCTATGAGTGGATGCGCGGCACCTCCGACGTCATCGACGCGCTGCTGCGCGCAGGCCTGCGGCTCGACTTCATGCGCGAGCACGAGGTGCTACCCTTCAAGCTGTTCCCGATGATGGTCGACGCGGGCAATCGCATGTTCGCCCTGCCGGCCGGAATCCCGCGCCTGCCGCTCGCGCTTTCGCTCGGCGCGACGAAGCTGTGA
- the leuC gene encoding 3-isopropylmalate dehydratase large subunit, which produces MTTSNGNPRTLYDKIWDDHVVEKNEDGNTILYIDRHLVHEVTSPQAFEGLRMAGRKVHQPQKTLAVVDHNVPTTDRTHGIENPESALQVATLAENAAEFGVEYYSELDRRQGVVHIVGPEQGFTLPGMTIVCGDSHTSTHGAFGALAHGIGTSEVEHVLATQTLIQSKAKNMLVTVDGVAPEGVSAKDIVLAIIGEIGTAGGTGHVIEYAGDAIRALSMEGRMTVCNMSIEGGARAGLIAPDQTTYDYIKGRPKAPTGDTWDAAVRYWETLNTDPGAHFDTEIRLDAASLPPIVTWGSSPEDVVSIAGVVPNPDDIADENKRKSKWRALEYMGLKPGTRMVDIPVERIFIGSCTNGRIEDLRAAASMIRGQKVREGVNAMVVPGSGLVKAQAEAEGLDKLFREAGFEWREPGCSMCLAMNDDRLKPHERCASTSNRNFEGRQGFKGRTHLVSPAMAAAAAIAGHFVDIRSWR; this is translated from the coding sequence ATGACCACGTCGAACGGCAATCCCCGCACCCTCTACGACAAGATCTGGGACGACCACGTCGTCGAGAAGAACGAAGACGGCAACACGATCCTCTACATCGACCGCCATCTCGTGCATGAAGTCACGAGCCCGCAGGCCTTCGAAGGCCTGCGCATGGCCGGCCGCAAGGTGCACCAGCCGCAGAAGACGCTCGCCGTCGTCGACCACAACGTGCCGACGACCGACCGCACGCACGGCATCGAGAACCCGGAATCGGCCCTGCAGGTCGCGACGCTCGCCGAGAACGCGGCCGAGTTCGGCGTCGAATACTATTCCGAGCTCGACCGTCGCCAGGGCGTCGTCCACATCGTCGGCCCCGAGCAGGGCTTCACCCTGCCCGGCATGACCATCGTCTGCGGCGACAGCCACACCTCGACGCATGGCGCCTTCGGCGCGCTGGCGCACGGCATCGGCACGTCCGAGGTCGAGCACGTGCTCGCCACCCAGACGCTGATCCAGTCCAAGGCCAAGAACATGCTGGTCACGGTCGACGGCGTGGCGCCGGAAGGCGTCTCGGCCAAGGACATCGTGCTCGCCATCATCGGCGAGATCGGCACGGCCGGCGGCACCGGCCACGTGATCGAATATGCCGGCGACGCCATCCGCGCCCTGTCGATGGAAGGCCGCATGACCGTCTGCAACATGTCGATCGAAGGCGGCGCCCGCGCCGGCCTGATCGCGCCGGACCAGACGACCTACGACTACATCAAGGGCCGTCCCAAGGCGCCGACGGGCGACACCTGGGATGCGGCCGTGCGCTACTGGGAGACGCTCAACACCGATCCCGGCGCGCATTTCGACACCGAGATCCGTCTCGACGCGGCCAGCCTGCCGCCGATCGTCACCTGGGGCTCCTCGCCCGAGGACGTCGTCTCGATCGCCGGCGTCGTGCCGAACCCGGACGACATCGCCGACGAGAACAAGCGCAAGTCGAAGTGGCGCGCGCTCGAATATATGGGCCTGAAGCCCGGCACCCGCATGGTCGACATCCCGGTCGAGCGCATCTTCATCGGCTCCTGCACCAATGGCCGCATCGAAGACCTGCGCGCCGCCGCCTCGATGATCCGCGGCCAGAAGGTCCGCGAGGGCGTCAACGCCATGGTCGTCCCGGGCTCCGGCCTGGTGAAGGCGCAGGCGGAAGCCGAGGGCCTCGACAAGCTGTTCCGCGAGGCCGGCTTCGAATGGCGCGAGCCTGGCTGCTCGATGTGCCTGGCGATGAACGACGACCGGCTGAAGCCGCATGAGCGCTGCGCCTCGACCTCGAACCGCAATTTCGAGGGCCGCCAGGGCTTCAAGGGCCGCACCCATCTGGTGTCGCCGGCCATGGCCGCCGCCGCCGCGATCGCCGGCCACTTCGTCGACATCCGCAGCTGGCGCTGA